The genomic interval TCTAGAGGACTCCGCTCCTATTTCCTCTAGTCCTCCCAGTCCTCCACTGCACAAATCCCCAGCTCTGCAGCCCCTTCTCCCAACACTCCCCTGCAAACCCCTAGATCCCACTGCCCCCCGATACCCCGCAAAGTCTTTCACCCTCAGATCCCTGTTCACAGCTCAACCCTCCAGTTCTCCCTGTAAGTCTCAGGCCTTAAGTACCCCCTCTCTGCCCCATTACCCAAGGGTCCTCCGAATTCCAGCGGGGCCCGAGAGCCCTGAGGAGGGGCCATGGTCTCCGCTGTGCTGGGGGCTGGAACCTCTCAAACGTCTGTCAAGGAAACAcagcccaccccatcccccaggaGATGGGCTCACTGCCGAGGAGGACCGAGCCCAGCTGGGCTTGCACCTGTCTGGGCAGCAGACAGCGACCGCTTTTGTCCCGAGGTCTTTAAATGGACCCGCCCCCGGCCCATGCTGGGCCCAGCGGGTCAGCCAATCGGCTCTCGGGGGCGAGACCAACGTGAGCACCTCCAAAGCCGCCTCTGCAGTCTCAGGCAGGCTCACAGCTCCACCCCAGTCCTCCAAGTCCCGCCCCGCCTCCCCGCAAGCgacagagaggaggaggcagCACGACTTTATTAGGCAGTAGGCAGAGCTTGAGGGGAAGGGCCGCTGGGGCAGGAGACCAGGGGATGGGCGGATTGAGGCGACTGGGCAAGCCCGTGCATGGCCGTGACGGAGCCTAGCCGCGCTCACAGATGACCTCAACGACACTGGGTTCCATGGGCACTGGGTCCGGGCAGCGCAGGGCAGCTGAAGCCACCACTTCGTCCAGCAGCAGGTGAACAAGCTCCTCATCAGCCACGAAGCGCCACAGGTAGAGCTGCAGGAAGTGGCAGTCCACCTGCACCTGCTGCAGCCCGAAGCGCCCAAAGGTGCGCAGCCGCACGCACTCCAGCAGTGTCTTCAGGCTGATCTTGATGATGCCGGTCAGCACCGACACCTGTGGACAGGGACACGGGGATGCAGAGCCGCTACAGCAGGTGCTGGGGAGGGGTACTAGATCCCTGAAGGCACCCGCGTTCCGTGCAGGGGCCAGGGAGCCAGTAAAATGCCAGCAGCTGTGATGGGGTAGAAAGTCCCAGAACCCAGGTAAGAGGGAAATAGGATGTCGGCCTCATCACCTGGAGGGGAGCAGACAAGGAGGGCCCAGCGATCTGAGGCAGAGATGGGGTCAGCATGGACATACGGAGGGAAAGGCTTACTACGTTGGAGGGAGAGCACCAGGTCCCTGAGCGTGGGCTGGGTGAGGACAGAGATCATGGGGTGAACAGCAATCCCCAGGGAAGAGCCACGACTATGGAGGGTGTAAGAACAAAGGCCAAAGAAGCAGACTAGGTGACCCCTCAGACGCAGGCTTAGAGCACACCCAGGGCAAGGCCAAGAGCGATGAGATGGTCATGGTGGGGCGCTGGGTGAGCACTTTCCTAGACACATTTCCCAGGAACAGAGACGAGGGGACTGAGTCCCAGGGCTTCCTGGGACCAGCGTGGAGCTGCTTCAGCTGACCTTCCCAAGGGGCCCAGGGAAGGCAGGGTCACTGGGGAATTCGAACCTTATTGAACTCCACAGGGCTGAACACATCAATACGCTCAGAGAACAGTTTCTGAATGTTGCTCAAGAGGTTGGTGTCCATTGGGGCACTGGATGGGGGGAGACAAGAAGTCAGAGCCCACCCCTGCACCCCAGTCTTCCTTCTtccacccccaccgcccccggGGCTACCCTGACCACTCAGACCTGGGTGTATAGCTGGGTGCGTAGCGGCCCTGCTGCCGGGAGCTGCTGTAAACCGAGAAGGTCCTCTTGCTGGAGTCGCTGCTCTGGGCCTTCCGAACGCCCTCCTCATACAGGAGCCCCACCTGGTGGCAGAAGGAGGAACTGCAAGGAGGCCAAAGCATGGGGGAACTTGCAGCCCATCAAGGATGCTCTAAGTTACACTCATGTTACAAGAATCACatgttataaaataaacacaggGTGGTTGGGGTGTGGAGGGGCAGCCGGGGGCTGTACCTCGCTGGCACCCAGTCATTATTTATAGAACCAGTGGAGTGCAGCAAAGGTGGAACATGAATTGGTACTGAGGCCCAATCTTCAGTGTCCACCCTGCCCTGATTTCCCCAGtgactctgggcctcagcttcctcctctgagGTGAAATGGGGGTGATGATGCCACCATGGCTGAGAGGAAGGAGGCCAGAGGTGCAGGCACTGCCTGACCCCAGCTGTCTTGATCCTTAGAGGGCACCGCCGGCCAGCCTGGGGCAGCACCTGCACATCGATGGCTGTCGTGTCCTCCACCACCCGCTTCATGACAGCACGCACGTTCCGAGGCTCCAGGGTACTGAGCCAGTCCCGTGTCTCCACACTCTTGCGCAGCATCTGCGATATGACTAGGCCCTGCACCTTCACGTAGTGGGTCAGCAGTCGTCGTGCCGTCTCCCTGGCCTCCGCACACAGTGTGCTCACGGGCGTCACTGGAGACTGGTCCTGAGCCACGGATGCAGAGAACAGGCAGTCAGTGGGTCCTGGGGGCAGCTCTGCAGCCAGTGCCCACAAGGAGCTGTACACAGGCTTGGCAAGGGGGAGGCCGAGTTGGGCACAGGCAGCCCTAACTGTGAGGGCACTGGCCAGTCTCCTGCGTTCCTAGCATCACCACCCCCACCTTGCTATGGGCTAGCAGTTCACCTGCACCAGAAACTGTTCATCGGTGAGGGTGAGGATGTAGGAGACGGTGGCCGTCTCGTAGTCCAGGCAGAGGCGGGAGAGCAGCAGGAGCAGGGCAGGTGGCGTGGCACCCCCCTTCTCCCCGGGGCTGTCGCAGAAGCTCTGAGCCGTCTGGCACATGGAGCGGATGAAGCCCACGATGAGGCTCTCACGGACACCCTGGCTGCAGAACTCGCCCTGTGAGGAGGAGGGGCCTAGATACACAGCAGGTCCCCTCTTCCAGGCAGAGGCTGCCAGTGATGTTCTACTGGGACCCCAAGTGCCCTGGCCTCTCTCATCCTGTTTCCAGTACCCGAGAGCAGATCCCCTGGTTGGAGAAGGGACTGCAAGGGGGCAAAGCCTGCACTGGGGACCCTGCTTGCAAATGCCCTCAGAGCCtgtcccacccctccaggctgtGGCAGTCTTCAAGACAGCCTGAAACCACATCCAGTCGGCGTGAGGCAAAGACTGAGGGCCCTGGAGCTGTCAAGTCACATGCAGGATGAACAAAAGAAtgccacaaaaaggaaaaaaaaaaggatgcccaGGGACAGGCCGTACCCGGAAGTAGGGCTTGTTGGAGAAAGACACCTCCTTGGCGGTGAAGAGGTGCACAGAAGCCAGCGAGGCCTTAATGTGGCTCAGGATGGAACTGGCCACATTGGCTAACAGCTCTGCCAGGCCGGGGCCTTCCTTCCCAGCAATTCGAGGGGCGGCCAGTGCCTGCCGCACATCCGTCAGGCTGCCCAGGAAGGCCGCCTGCAGGCCCTGCAGATGGTGGCCCAGGCGCTCGCGGGCCACGCGCTCCACGATCTCGGTGGCGGCCTCCGCCAGCCCGGCAGCAGCCAGCAGGGCCCCGGGTGCGCGCAGGCGCCGGTGGAAGCGGTCCAGCGCCCGCACCAGCAGGGAGTTGTCTCCGCTGCCCTGCTCCTGCGCCAGCCGCCGCTCCACCAGCGCGAAGTAGCGGCTGCCCAGCTCCCGGGCAAAGGCTGCTAGCTTTTCGGCGCCAGCCGGGCCCTGGGCGGCAAACAGCTCCTGGTAGGCCGCTGCCACTTGGCAGAGGCCACCGACGAAGCCGCTGCCGCCGTGGTCAGTGAACTCTAACACGTCGGGAGCTGGAGGGGAGGGCCCCAGCTCAGCCTCCAGGCttctcagctcctcctccagccgCCCTCGGGCATGCGCCAGGAACTCTTCGCACAGCTCCTCCGCAGGCTCACCGAGGGCCAGCAGCAGCTCCACGCACTCAGCTTGCTCAGGGGCGCCAGAGCCACCCTCCCTGCAGGAAGGGAGACGGAGGTGAAGGGCAGGAAGACAGAATTCGGGGGGTAGGGGAGGAGCAGACCCGGGAGCCCAGCGGCAGTGGCATGGTGGCCCGGGACCCACACCTGAAGCGCTGCCGTAGCTGCTGGGCCAGGCGAGCCGTAATGACCTGGCAGTCGTCCTGGATGGCGCGGAAGGAGGGCAGGTGCTGGTACTGCTGCAGCACGGCCCGCGCGCGGCCCTGGTATCGCACGGCCTGCCCGTAGGCGCCCAGCTCCACGCACTTGGTGAGACGTGAGGGCAGCTCGAAGAGGAACTGCAGCTTCCGCAGCAGCGCGTGGACCCCTGGGGGACAGGCGGAGGTGGTGTCAGCCTCAAGGGTGGCCCACTTTAACACCGGCTCTGGGGCGCGGCCCACCTGCCAGCTTGGTGATGCGCTCGTGGCGGTCCTGCAGCGTGGCGCTGATGCGCGCGCTGAAGTCCGTGATCACCGCCATGTTGGTGGCCAACCGGTCCATCTCGTCCTCCATCTTCCGGAAGTCGTTCTTCATCTTCCGGATGGTGTCTGGGAGGACAGGGGCGCAGGAGGGAAAGGCGGATGACTAGGGGCGCAGGCGGGACTCTCAGCTTGACACGCGGCCCGGGTGCCCTCACACACTCACCCCCTCCCCGGACGCGCCTGAGCTCACTCCTGGAGGGTCACATGGATGACTTGGTGCTTGAAATGGGCGGCAGTGGTGCTTGGTCACTAGGAGCCAGGGTGAGGTGTCATGTCAGTGCCCCTAAGGTTTTTTGGGCACCCCCTGTGTGCCCCAAGCTTGGATGCAGAGAGAAGATAGCCCATGAAGCGGCAGTCTTTGCTCTCAGAAGATGCCCAGATTCAAAGGAGGGTACAAGGACCTGTCTGCTGGGTCCCAGGGGCATCCTCTATGCCCAGCACCCTGCCTGGCACAGGGCAGAGAGTAAATACTTGTGCACCTTTATCTTTTTCCTGGCCTTCCAAGCCGTTGGCCTTCTGGAACATGGCTGACCGTTTCTGAAGGGCCCTTCCTCTTCAGTCCTGACAGAAACCTACCTAAAGAGGCTGTTCTTCCTTTCTGCCCAGGTGCCTCAGGGCTTGGCCCCTTAAAGCTCCTACACAGATTCTTCTTCTCCTACCTTTGAAGACCATGGCATCAAACCACACCCCTTCTTGTTGCCATCCCACTGTCCTCTTTGCCATGCCTCTCAGTTCgggatcactcaccttgagcatCCACAAGGATAAAGCTTAGGACACTCCTGATTGTTTGCTGACCTCCTTAACTCCATCAATTCCTGCCTCTGTCTCATCCATGCCACCCTCTCCTTGCCCTCACTAAGAACTGCCTCCTCTAAAACctcaaagcttccctggtggtccagtggttaagaatttgcctgccaatgcaagggacacaggttcgatccctggtctgggaagatctcacatcctgaggagcaactaagctggaGTGCTACAACTTCTGAGTGCATGAGCCGCCAGtacagaagcctgtgtgccctagagctggtgctcccCAACAAGACAAACCGCCTCAATGAAAAGTCTGTGCACTGAGATGGATAGTAGTCCTTGCTGGCCACAACTAGACGAAGCTCTTgcatggcaacaaagacccagagcagccaaaaataaatatactttttaatttaaaaaca from Bos indicus x Bos taurus breed Angus x Brahman F1 hybrid chromosome 29, Bos_hybrid_MaternalHap_v2.0, whole genome shotgun sequence carries:
- the VPS51 gene encoding vacuolar protein sorting-associated protein 51 homolog, whose amino-acid sequence is MAAAAAAPGPGSGPGDSPEGPEAEGPERRRKAHGMLKLYYGLSEGEAAGRPSGPDPLDPTDLNGAHFDPEVYLDKLRRECPLAQLMDSETDMVRQIRALDSDMQTLVYENYNKFISATDTIRKMKNDFRKMEDEMDRLATNMAVITDFSARISATLQDRHERITKLAGVHALLRKLQFLFELPSRLTKCVELGAYGQAVRYQGRARAVLQQYQHLPSFRAIQDDCQVITARLAQQLRQRFREGGSGAPEQAECVELLLALGEPAEELCEEFLAHARGRLEEELRSLEAELGPSPPAPDVLEFTDHGGSGFVGGLCQVAAAYQELFAAQGPAGAEKLAAFARELGSRYFALVERRLAQEQGSGDNSLLVRALDRFHRRLRAPGALLAAAGLAEAATEIVERVARERLGHHLQGLQAAFLGSLTDVRQALAAPRIAGKEGPGLAELLANVASSILSHIKASLASVHLFTAKEVSFSNKPYFRGEFCSQGVRESLIVGFIRSMCQTAQSFCDSPGEKGGATPPALLLLLSRLCLDYETATVSYILTLTDEQFLVQDQSPVTPVSTLCAEARETARRLLTHYVKVQGLVISQMLRKSVETRDWLSTLEPRNVRAVMKRVVEDTTAIDVQVGLLYEEGVRKAQSSDSSKRTFSVYSSSRQQGRYAPSYTPSAPMDTNLLSNIQKLFSERIDVFSPVEFNKVSVLTGIIKISLKTLLECVRLRTFGRFGLQQVQVDCHFLQLYLWRFVADEELVHLLLDEVVASAALRCPDPVPMEPSVVEVICERG